A region of Vitis riparia cultivar Riparia Gloire de Montpellier isolate 1030 chromosome 1, EGFV_Vit.rip_1.0, whole genome shotgun sequence DNA encodes the following proteins:
- the LOC117920401 gene encoding amino-acid permease BAT1 homolog, with protein MLLEQSSCFFIIWGSFFFGGLSITISAARVVYALSRDEGIPFSSIWRKVHPKHKVPSNAVWLCAVICILPGLPILKINVVFTAITPICTIGWVSSYAVPIFARMVMAEKNFKPGPFYLGRVRRPVCLIAFLWIRYTCRAFLLPTFYSITWAAFNYASVALGVGLSLIMLWCMLDARKWFRDRIIEGKAGIAPTVEELARTKADLQHAAAIEYEKNGYAENYQHGQLMENNLISMARELEKLRAEFANADKGASAAASGGNPGYSGNYGGPETGYAANSYLTNYGMNPILASAESFPQYEPGPGSWGAYNKQQLS; from the exons ATGCTACTGGAGCAATCatcttgtttttttatcatatgGGGATCTTTCTTCTTTGGTGGACTTTCAATCACGATCAGTGCAGCCAGAGTGGTATATGCTCTGTCAAGAGATGAAGGGATTCCTTTTTCATCCATATGGCGAAAAGTCCACCCGAAGCATAAGGTTCCTTCAAATGCAGTGTGGCTTTGTGCAGTCATCTGCATTCTTCCTGGGCtcccaattttgaaaatcaatgtGGTCTTTACGGCTATAACTCCAATATGTACAATTGGATGGGTGAGTAGTTATGCAGTTCCAATCTTTGCAAGAATGGTGATGGCTGAGAAGAACTTCAAACCAGGGCCCTTTTATTTGGGTAGAGTGAGAAGACCAGTTTGCTTGATAGCCTTTCTATGGATTCGTTACACATGCCGTGCCTTCCTTTTGCCTACTTTTTACTCGATTACTTGGGCTGCTTTCAATTATGCCTCGGTGGCATTAGGTGTGGGTTTAAgcctcataatgctttggtgcaTGTTGGATGCAAGGAAATGGTTTAGAGATAGAATCATAGAGGGTAAAGCTGGAATTGCACCTACAGTTGAAGAATTGGCTAGAACCAAGGCTGATTTGCAACATGC AGCTGCCATTGAGTATGAGAAGAATGGATATGCAGAGAATTACCAGCATGGTCAGCTGATGGAGAATAACCTGATCTCAATGGCCAGGGAGTTGGAAAAACTTCGTGCAGAGTTTGCTAATGCTGATAAAGGAGCCAGTGCTGCTGCTTCTGGTGGGAATCCAGGTTATAGTGGAAACTATGGCGGCCCTGAAACTGGATATGCAGCAAATTCTTATCTTACAAACTATGGCATGAATCCGATACTGGCAAGCGCAGAAAGTTTTCCTCAATACGAACCTGGACCTGGTTCCTGGGGTGCATACAATAAACAGCAGCTCTCTTAG